The DNA window CCACAAGCGGACAGTTCGCCATGTTCGTGTAGCGGACAGCCACTACACGAACCAATGGGTGACGTCCTCTTGTGATATACAGTTTTTGGATACTGAAGCAAGGATTCACCGATACGACTGTATCGCTATAAACTGTATAAACTGACTGGACATTCTTTactgactttttatttatttttagaataatAAAGCAACTTTCTCCAAAAGCACAAAAATtaccatttaaatgaaaataattttaatGCAATAACAAATAGGTCAAAACCTAAACAGGAATTTATTCTCACTGATACTTAATATCTCGCTTAAAGtccatttgaaatgaaacgtGTACTGTCATCTTAACACACATGCATAGTAACATACCATCATCGGGGTCCTGGCAGCTGAGGCTGCTTCCTGCCAGctctgacatcacttcctgtaaaACGTCAGTGTTGCTCTCACCAGTGTTGgctgaaaaggaaatgaaacaacTTAATGCAGCATAGGCAACGACACTAGAGTCCGTAGCAGTATAACGGAACCTCCCCCTCTGCTCACCTGCTCTGAAAAAGACCGCCAGGATGTGGTCAAAGGAGGCCAGGCTGGGGGCTGAACACACATAAAGTTCAATTTCAACACTGATCCACAGGGGGCTTACTACTGGACTCCtgtgtgagtcagtgtgtgtattCACCTATTCCCACAGCCTTCATCTCATTCAGAGTGCAAAGAGCTTGTGTTTTGGCCAGAAAGCCACAGCGTCGCAGAGCTTTGAGGACACTGTTGAAGGTGAGCAGGTTGGGCTGAACTTTCTGTTCCTTCATCTGGTTCAACAGctcctgcagacagagagaaagagacacacacacacaaaaccggAGGGTTCAACAACTACAGTCAAGAAGGTAATTTTATCACATTTGTGACTTCACCACCATATGAGgatattgaataaaaataaataagtaatttTAAAATACACAGAGAAATACAAAAGGAATGATAAAAATTTGGATTCCAATTGAATGacaaggtgtgtccaaacttttgactggcacTGTACATACCCAGGTTGTATTTAATAGAAAATAGGGAGGAATGATCAAATAAGATTTCAAATGAGGTTGAGTTTTCTTACCACTTAGGGTTcataatgtatgtatatataatatatatagatgtatgtattttatcaagtattttctttttaaggtcctcaaaaaaaacaacgtaatGAACGTAGGGTCTTACAGTGATGAGGTCCCATCTCTCCTTGTATTTATCTCTGACTTCTGGAGTGGCCAACAGTAGAGCATTGAAGATGTGCACGTCAGCTGGAAACACAAGGTGAGCAGGAACTTCAGTAGGTTGCTTATAAATAGCTCTCTGGCGCCCCCCCATGCTACTGTCAGGAATAACACTTCAAAGGACCAATACACCgtagttaaaaaaacaacacagcgaAGGTTCATGTTAAGTGCCGTTTTCCATTTGCTCACGTCTGTTGCCACTCACCAGTCACTCTGTTGTTAAGCATGTCTGTGTATACGCTGAAGGCCTTCGCATAGGCTCCATGCTGAGGAGAGACAGACCAACAACATGCACTTAATCCACAATAGATGCACAGAGAAAGGACAATTTCTCTGTAGCAACACTCCCAATGAAAAGCCTCAACATAAAGAGGCCCTTCCAATGTGATCAGCGTTAGTGATGTAAGCGGATATACCTTCACCATGCCTCTGATCAGAGCAGAGTAACagcgtgtgtctctctctggcAGCAGGTTGAAGATCCTCTCGGCgttgttgttttctctccaGGTGGACCTCAGCACGTCTGAAGGCCGACGGAACCTCCCCTTCCTTTTCTTCAGCTCCTCTCCCGGCTCCTCCTGGAAAAACGCGGACACATTAGTAGATGGCTGAAGTCTCCTGCTGAACGGGGGCGGAGGAATTATTTGATGGATAGCAGAGTGACTGAAGTTATTTTGATGATGCATTGTTTTTTTGAGCCATTTTAAGGAAGATGTTTTTGGTTGGTTCCCTTAGACTTGGACTAAATTGAATAGGACAGTTGCTTGGACACAACAAGAAGACACtttcaaatgtaattttagagaaaaaaaagtaattagtAAATAATCAGTAGGTAACcaataatgaaaataactgTTTGTTACGGCCCAAATGCGTCACTCTTTGCTCGTCCCAGAGTCACCCTGAGAGTCGGATGATGGTGGACTCACCGTGTCTTCTGCCTGCGGCCCACCCTGGACAGGGTCTTTGTCACAGTAGAGACAGATCAGGTCCAACAGTTCATGGGCTGTTTGCATAGAGACCGCTGTGCCTGAAAGAATTCAAGAATTGATGTAGCAGCATCACATTAACagaaagtgtgcgtgtgtgtgtgtgtgctcaccagCTTGGATCAGTTGATCATACATGTCGACAGCAGCTGTAACTTTCCTCAAGCTGATTCGTTCCTTCAGTGCCTCCTCACTCATCTCATCAAGTAGCAGTGACACAGTCTCCGGCATCAGACACtaaagacatacacacacacactctttaacTGGGAGATTTCTCTTGGACggaacttttctttttctttgtcctgctgggttcaatccccataatTATTCACACTTGTGACCATACACTACATTgtcctgtttatttattcactcaATGTACAGCATGTGCGTTTCTCACTGGTATGTGTGGTTCAGCAAAGTCTTTGGTGAAGAACTTGGGGTTGCAGTCGACAAAGTATTTTGCAGCGGATCTTCCAGactcctgagagagagagtacaTCCTCTGCAAAGAGGGACAACAACGGGTGTTAGAATGTTATGACTCAAaatacaagaagaagaacaaatgtAAGCCAAATTAATTTGGCCCcttgtaaaaaaataacatttgttgccgttaaaggaggaggagaaacactaATGGTAGGTGCCCCAATACAGTACATTTATTAATTTCACCTGCGCTTGTCCTGGCAATTAAAATAGAAACCTTAACTACAGCTAATACTAATTTTctgaaaatactgaaaagtCAGTATGAGGTTTAGCTTGTTTTTCTCGTACAAACTCATTGGAGGTCCTGGGAGAGAGGTACGGGTCATCCTGGAAGAGGTAGGGATGTGCTGTAGGATCCTGGAAGGAGAAAATAatccattaaaaacacacagacaggcagataAACAAGTAAACATCCACACTGAAAGATCCTCAGAGAGAGGGATGGGAAGGAGCTCTCACGCGGCCGACAGTCGAAGCCAGGGTCTCCAGCACTGCCTCCTTGCGCCTGTTGAAGAAAGAAGTGACATTAATACAGAGTTGTATTAATAGACATTTAGAATAAActgctttaacaataatctATGCATCATCGCAGCAATTAACACATACCATGTTTTCTTCCTGGGGATGACAAAACTATCtgtagaggaggagaaaaattATTGCAATCTAATGTCCATGATGTATCACAGCCAAGTGTAAATACTGCCCCGCATGTAGCTAATGGGTGATTAGGTCCAATCTAATAAGGGACAACATTTCTCCCAATCCTGATAAATTctcaacaaatgaatgaattttaaggatatgttttattgttaataaacCCATAAAACCAATCATATGCTTGTTTGTCCATCTATCAATACAAAATTCTCTATAATCTATaaactcacttttcttttcattcatttagtgAAAATAAGTAGAAATATAATTAACTTCTGCCAACAAGTGCAAACAACATATTTCCCCACATTTAACAGCAGGATATTTTTTGTGTTCTCACTTTTTTAATTTAGAAACGTTTAACTCTTTTGACCCATTTAAccaaaggttttaaaaaaattaccATGCTTGTTGTTATAAACATCTTGCAACGCTGACTTTCTCACATTGATATTGTCTTATTTATGACCAAAGCTATTATTCGACATTACCTGTGTTGGCTTCTGCGGCTTGCTGTCGCAAAGCTGGAGTCCAACCAAAACTCCTGgagaaatgaagaaagaaatgtttcaaTGCAATATACATAGATCTCCTTAATGCACATACTAACGTATATATTGTTATCTAACGTTaagaaaagtaaataaaagctGTTGAGGAAGGAAGGCTCCAAGACAACACGTTCAAAGGGGTATGATGAGGACAGACATTTGCCATGTTGGAAAAACGACATGTTCTGACGATTGACAAATATAAACAGTGTCAAataacgtagctaacgttagataCAACACAGTTTGCACGCTTAACATCCTTAAGATgtgcttaattttttttttatattctcagTGGTGACGTAGGGCGGCTTCGTAAAGACATGACCTCCTGTCGAAAGATGCCCGCTGCAGCTGTAGGACTACTGTAGTAACTTAAATGAGGATTCAAGAGCCATTCTGCTTTATTACCTGTGACTCCAGAACTGCTCAAAATTATTTCGCAAAAATTGGATGTTCTTAGGGATAAAATGCCCTACGTGCCGTGTGGGCGCCGCCATGTTGTTACGGACTGGGGGCTTCTGGGAGGAATAAACCATCTGGCCTGAGAAAAGAGGAGAGCCAAAAATATAGCACTTTGTCTTCTTAGGAAAATACTAGATTTTACCCACTTAACTTCAGGCCATTTCTAATTGTAATGTAGAAccaattattttaaaagtagaGTATTCTTTAAATTTTGTAGAAAGGCCTAGTCAACCGTATGTATGTCTCCCCCGTATTCCTGCGCTTGATCAGACGGTCCCACGTGTGGAACAGGAGCAACTTTTGCTTCGCATGTGGTTCAACTGTACGCCATGGATTTATACCAAGAAGCACCCTAAAGTGTGGTTAATTCtcaaaaatgttatttgctAAAGAACTGCCATGGCGGCAACTGGAGGGCATGTCATTTGGCATGTACTCTGCCGAGGAGATAAGGTAGGGGACGGCTTGTAAAGAAAGTAGCTACCATGCGCTCAGAacatacacatgcatacacGAGGGTTGGCCAATGGTTGTTATGTGAATGTTGCAGATACATTTGACTTGTGTACCAAACATGATTTCATTGTGGGCGACCCTCAAAAAGAACAACGTAACCCCATGTTTCAGTTCCTACCGGCTTTTGTTGATTCAGATTGTATCCCTGACGGGAATAACACTGTAGAGGCCCAACCACCTAAATACTAAGATACTGGTTGTCCCGGGAAATAAACATGATTTCCCAAGAATGCTGAATAATTGTCTGATCGTGTATTCTTCTCCGCTCCTGTCCAGGAAGCTGAGTGTGAAGTTGATCTCTAACGTCAGGTTGCTCGATGGGGTTGGGAACGTGGCCCTGAACGGCCTGTACGATCTAGCCCTTGGGCCAGCAGACAACAAAGAGGTAGCTCCATCTCTACTGAAAGACAGTGATGACACGTCTGTATAGGTTTATACATCCGTCCCTTCCTGACGTGTAGTTGTACCTCTGTGTGTACATTTTAACATGGAGAGCCTTAACTTTGACCACGGActgacccttttttatcttcatttctGATATTGTTTTATTCCCCTAGGTGTGTTCCACCTGTTGCCAAGACTTCAACAACTGTCCAGGACACCTGGGACATGTAGAGCTACCTCTACCTGTATACAACCCGCTGTTCTTTGATGTAAGCATGTCTTCAGATGCACACACGTTTACCCCTCAATGTAACGGGAGGTGACACCGCTATTGATGGACCAGCCTGTGGAGTTACTTTACATTAGTGTTACCTTTTAATTATTGGCTTAACGCTTGTTCAAATCTTCTTGCCTTTGTGATTGTTTCTAATATTTTAAATgcctttctcttccttccttctaCTCTCCTTCATCAGAAACTCTACTTGTTTATGCGTGGTTCCTGTCTTTCGTGTCACATGTTAACATGTCCCCGAGCTGCCATCCACCTGCTGCTGAATCAGCTGAAGTTATTGGAACATGGTTCCATGCAGGAGGTCTACCAAGTAGAGGCGGTTCTCAAGCAAGTAGGttcaaagatttcttttgagaCTAGTCAGTGCAATATTGTACAGACTTGAGCATTCTTTAACCTCCCCCCCTCACAAATAAATCAACCATCAGTCATCATTATAATACTTATCCATTCTTGTGGAAGAAGGAATGTTGTAATTTGGGGTATTGTGTTGGACAGCATTTCTTATTTATTGGGATTGTGTTGGTCTAATCCTCAGTTTTAGacttattagtgtgtgtgtgtgtgtgtgtgtgtgtgtgtgtgttagcaccTGGAAGAGAATCCCAAAGCCACTGGGGACGAGATCGCGATGTTGCTGAAGCAGTTTACAGCCACGATAGTTGGAGTGAACACTGAGGGCTCAGAGAGCACCAAACCGGTGAGTGCACACATCCAGGTAACAATCATTACAATATTATAGGTGcataatatgaatatttatataaCATGAAAAGACCTGTCCTTTATGGAAATTGGTTTTGAATAATTTGTATAAAAATTAGggttttaaatttatttaaatatgaagttGTCCAAGAATCCGAAAAAATCCcacattcactttttaaaaatgatgctTCAAGGGAGAGTCTGCTTTCAATACTTTTGTCAGTACCAGTTGTGGCTTTGCATcaacaaagaaaaggggaagagtcaaatgtatcttttcttttcattcttttagtAAAGAAGTTCCAAACACTGAAAGAAAATAACTGTTGGCCATAgtttttacttaaaaataaaaatgttgagagagaagaagttgaCTCGATACAGTCTTCCTAGTTTATGCATGCcagggagcagagcagagagtaCGCTCTGATCCTGCTATTTTAAGGAAGAAACCATACTAAAATGTGCCAAAATTGTTGAGTTTTTAACAAATGGGTACCTTCTTAGTATGGATACACCATGCAACATTAATTAAGGGACTTGTTAGTATACACATCAGCAGTAAAACTTTATTGAACGTTAttatactatttttttaaataatactcATTGATCTGCATTTCAAAAGTAAACAGAACTGTGAGGGGGGGATCCGTCACACCACTAGTCCACACGGGAGTGGACAAAGTTGCTTCATATGAGCTATTTTATCAATTTTTATTGCTGAAATCAATTAACCTTACAATGACAAATATAttgattcatttacattttgtacaAACATTTGCTAATATCATAACGTGGCAATCAGGGATGCACACTATGACCTGCTAAACTTTTTATCACAAGCATCTCACACACATGTAGCACGAGCAGCTTGAAGCCTATTGTTACATACCAATCAGTACTGATGGACACACTGGCcttgcttttattttcagatCAAACATCTTGTTGAAAAGAAGAACAGTTTGATAAACGATTTCTGGAGGAACCAAATGAAAAGTAGGAAGTGCCCTTACTGCaggtaacgtgtgtgtgtgtgtgtgtgtgtgtgtgtgtgtgtgtgtgtgtgcgcacagacAAGGGGGGTTGGGTTCAGGGGGTGAAGGAGGGGTTGCGCCCCATTGGAATGGTGAGAGAAACACTGATGACCATAGTGAAACCTACCGAGGAAATGCCCACCGTTGTCCTGTGTTGTACTAATGAGGGTTACATTGAAGACCACCTTGCTGATGCAAACCATTTTTTGCTTAGTAAGAGGCTGAAAATATAGATTGCATGATTATGTTTTGCATAGATATTGCTCCTAATTGTTCATTTCATGCTTTAATCATGGTGTATGTGTATAGAACGGGGAGGTTTACAGTGCGTCGTGAACACAACAGCAAGCTGATTGTCACCATGCCATCAGGAGTACAGACTACTGGCAAAAGCAATGGTGAGTAATATTTTCAGAACATAACCGCTCATATTGTGCCAACAGCTACGCTGgttggaggagatggagaatgAACATATTGTTACAATCTGAGTGGACTGGGAATGCTGTGTTTCACTTGTACCACACGTCTCCCTTTGTAAGCCCTGTCTATGCACACAGCCGGTAAAGAAATATCAACCAGCTTTTGTTCCTGTCTTCCGGCAGATGATCTGATTCCTGGAAAGAGAGTGTACCTGACAGCTAACACAGCTAGGGAACACCTCACCAAACTGTGGGAGAATGAAGGTAGGCCCAAAAACTCTGCGCACACCATAAACCTGAggcctgttcctcgtacgtggcttAACAAAGCCGATCAAACTGGGAAAGCCCATCACCGAAACCATGATTTTCTAACAGTAGACGAGCAGGAGCTGTTCATGAATGCATATAAGTAATTCAAGACTATAATACgtttatttgaatcatttgtgtTGTATCAATTGAATGATTTCTGCTTATGTATCATATGTgtgaatatacatatatgtgtagaTGACCACAACTAGGAGTTGGACTCTGCGGGCGGAATTTATGAATCAATTCTCTTTCCTGCAGGTTTCTTCTTAAACTGTCTGTTTGCTGGGCTGGGGGATGGGACGatgctgagggagggagagggaagttCCTATCCAGACCTCTTCTTCCTGGAGCTACTGGTGGTCCCACCGGCCAGGTACAGTGTGATCCAACCAGAGAAATGACCAAGCAGTAGAAGGCACATTCCCATTTATAGAAATGTATCAGGATGGTCAGTGCGACGGCCTTATCTTTAAAGTCACTTTTGCAGCGACTCACCTATAAACTAAACAGACTTACAGTAAGTAGCAGACTAGCCACTCTAACGTTTTGTAATAACGACATAAACCTACACTGTATTCGTAACATTGCAAGGGGTCAGAACATCTCTTTGTTTGGTTATTTTACTCCAACTGCAGTAGCATTTAAGTGTTGTTGAATTAACAAGCTAGCTGGCTCACTAGTTGAGAGCTATCAAGCTACTTCCGCCATGCTGCACTTGGTACATTAAACAAGCCGAGCAGCGGGCAGGTGACCAACTAACGTTCCTATAGCCTCACTCTGTCCTCATGGAGATAGACAAGCATCATGGCTAACTAACTAACATTAATAGTATTTGTATTTACCTCTTTGACCACACAATACAAACACTTCCACTCTAATCATATTAAACTAAACCAAGATTGTAATTTGAGCCACACCAAATTCAAACTTTTATTCTCTCCGAGAACTTGTAGTGCTTTAGATATTGTTCAGGACATTTGCCTGGCTAGTAAGTTATTTAGCTAGAGATTGTGTAACCTAATCACACCTGTCCTCTTTTCTCTATCAGGTATCGTCCAATTAATCGACTGGGTGAACAGATGTTCACAAACGGGCAGACGATCAACATGCAGGCCGTCATGAAGGACTGTGTAACCCTAAGGAAACTTCTGGCCTTCATAGCAGGGGAGAAAACGATgcagggggaagaggaagagcagcaacagcagcaggagggggaGGTAAGATTAAATAAATGCTGCTGCTTTGCCCTATGTCCTCACACTCATGCTTTTATCAAATCTGTCTGTATAATAAAGCCCAGCTGCTgagatt is part of the Pungitius pungitius chromosome 2, fPunPun2.1, whole genome shotgun sequence genome and encodes:
- the ptcd3 gene encoding small ribosomal subunit protein mS39; the encoded protein is MVYSSQKPPVRNNMAAPTRHVGHFIPKNIQFLRNNFEQFWSHRSFGWTPALRQQAAEANTDSFVIPRKKTWRKEAVLETLASTVGRDPTAHPYLFQDDPYLSPRTSNEFRMYSLSQESGRSAAKYFVDCNPKFFTKDFAEPHIPCLMPETVSLLLDEMSEEALKERISLRKVTAAVDMYDQLIQAGTAVSMQTAHELLDLICLYCDKDPVQGGPQAEDTEEPGEELKKRKGRFRRPSDVLRSTWRENNNAERIFNLLPERDTRCYSALIRGMVKHGAYAKAFSVYTDMLNNRVTADVHIFNALLLATPEVRDKYKERWDLITELLNQMKEQKVQPNLLTFNSVLKALRRCGFLAKTQALCTLNEMKAVGIAPSLASFDHILAVFFRAANTGESNTDVLQEVMSELAGSSLSCQDPDDVLFFSSAMRLCMDNKDLELGYKVQSLVEQGENWRLLGDTHQQTVFYGRFFNLLCMMEHIDVVLKWYRRLVPSLYYPNHHGLRDLLQALDTDGRLDLLPTIWKDIRSLGHDNKPDLVEEVLTLMARDTHSPEVQEAFALCALDVKSVFGADRGRQSLEWSNASLSHITSLLLRANKTQQAWEMLQLFKSENRVPNEGLLKDFLSACRSHGSPSRAVELVQLSAAFCLSATPKLAKQALAEFDVTEEQRAVLSELEATGEVSD